One genomic region from Candidatus Binatia bacterium encodes:
- a CDS encoding DUF2267 domain-containing protein yields MNAAINEIFAKTLDKTHIWLTDLMQELDWTDEHKAYLALRAVLHTLRDRLTVEEAADLAAQLPMLVRGFYFEGWHPAGTPVKERHKKEFLARVEDYFKNDPSVVPEKVVRAVFKLLRRNISRGEVDDIGHILPGEVRALWA; encoded by the coding sequence ATGAACGCAGCGATCAATGAAATTTTCGCCAAGACCTTGGACAAAACCCATATCTGGCTCACGGATTTGATGCAGGAGCTGGACTGGACGGACGAGCACAAGGCGTACCTGGCGCTTCGGGCCGTGCTGCACACCTTGCGCGACCGGCTCACCGTGGAGGAAGCGGCCGACTTGGCCGCGCAGCTGCCGATGCTCGTCCGCGGATTTTATTTCGAGGGCTGGCATCCGGCCGGCACGCCGGTCAAAGAGCGCCACAAAAAAGAATTTCTCGCCCGCGTCGAGGACTATTTCAAGAACGACCCGAGCGTGGTTCCGGAAAAGGTCGTGCGCGCGGTGTTTAAATTGTTGCGCAGAAACATCAGCCGGGGCGAGGTCGACGACATCGGCCACATTCTGCCGGGCGAAGTGCGCGCGCTGTGGGCGTAA
- a CDS encoding Hsp20/alpha crystallin family protein yields the protein MKEQDACQGKERKVSRHTAASSWYFAWMKKCAGGNRKNAKNGVRLFRKMAYFQRCRTGHIFCSTKRCRESCRRLQIPNRRSRHVEARNNQGKESGRSYGSFSRSVELPAEVHGEKARASFKNGVLEIRLPKTEEAKKKEVQVKVE from the coding sequence ATGAAAGAGCAGGACGCATGCCAGGGAAAAGAGAGGAAAGTCAGCCGGCATACGGCCGCATCATCTTGGTATTTTGCATGGATGAAAAAATGCGCCGGCGGAAATCGCAAGAATGCAAAAAACGGCGTCCGGTTGTTTCGGAAGATGGCTTATTTCCAGCGGTGCCGGACGGGGCATATTTTTTGCTCCACAAAACGATGTCGAGAAAGTTGTCGTCGTTTACAGATTCCAAACAGGAGGAGCCGTCATGTCGAAGCAAGAAATAACCAAGGAAAAGAAAGCGGTCGCTCTTACGGCTCTTTCAGCCGCAGCGTCGAGCTGCCGGCCGAGGTTCATGGGGAAAAGGCCCGCGCCAGCTTCAAGAACGGCGTGTTGGAGATTCGTCTCCCCAAGACGGAGGAAGCCAAGAAAAAAGAAGTCCAGGTGAAAGTCGAGTGA
- a CDS encoding universal stress protein, with the protein MAKSKNYLVPIDFSRGSQGAFRHAARLAGKETRKLILVHVVAPLSYPVGALLPTYFSSMERQARYALEKMARRQGLHKNRFRPLVFEGADAARVIAEQAKKSRAAMIVMGSHGRTGLERAVLGSVAERTLRYAACPVLVVKK; encoded by the coding sequence ATGGCAAAATCGAAGAACTATCTCGTGCCGATCGATTTCTCACGCGGCTCCCAAGGCGCTTTCAGGCATGCCGCCAGGCTCGCCGGTAAAGAAACCCGGAAATTGATCCTGGTTCACGTCGTTGCGCCGTTGAGCTATCCCGTTGGGGCCTTGCTGCCGACATATTTTTCTTCCATGGAAAGACAGGCGAGATACGCCTTAGAGAAAATGGCGCGCCGGCAGGGCTTGCACAAGAACCGCTTCCGGCCGCTCGTCTTTGAGGGCGCCGACGCCGCCCGCGTCATCGCGGAGCAGGCGAAGAAATCCCGCGCCGCGATGATCGTTATGGGCAGCCACGGTCGAACGGGTCTGGAACGGGCCGTGCTGGGGAGCGTTGCGGAAAGAACGCTACGCTATGCAGCCTGCCCCGTTCTGGTGGTAAAGAAGTAA
- a CDS encoding SHOCT domain-containing protein produces the protein MALMINWLLPGAVWAQERYYEWGWGMHPMWWGAWGFGMMLMMLVLWGLVIVGLVVGIRWLFGQGKKSRSDSAFEILRRRYARGEINKEEFEEKKKDLR, from the coding sequence ATGGCTCTGATGATAAACTGGCTGCTGCCTGGAGCAGTGTGGGCCCAGGAACGTTACTATGAGTGGGGTTGGGGGATGCATCCGATGTGGTGGGGAGCATGGGGATTCGGGATGATGTTGATGATGCTTGTTCTTTGGGGCCTGGTGATCGTCGGCCTGGTAGTCGGTATACGCTGGCTCTTTGGTCAGGGCAAGAAATCGCGCTCCGATTCGGCCTTCGAGATTCTGCGGCGGCGATATGCGCGAGGAGAGATCAATAAGGAAGAGTTCGAGGAGAAGAAGAAAGACCTAAGGTAA
- the katG gene encoding catalase/peroxidase HPI has protein sequence MDEKKRLTTASGSPIAECPFNHTAGTSIRDWWPNQLKLGILHQHSSKSNPMGGDFNYAEEFESLDLAAVKKDLRVLMTDSQDWWPADFGHYGPLFIRMAWHSAGTYRTGDGRGGAGAGQQRFAPLNSWPDNANLDKARRLLWPIKQKYGRKISWADLMILAGNVALESMGFKTFGFGGGRKDVWEPEENYWGSENKWLDDKRYSGDRNLENPLAAVQMGLIYVNPEGPNGNPDPIAAARDIRETFARMAMNDEETVALIAGGHTFGKTHGAGPASHVGPEPEAAGIEEQGLGWKSSFGTGKGGDTITSGLEATWATTPTKWSSNFFWNLFGYEWELTKSPAGAHQWQPKGGAGAGTVPDAHDPSKRHAPAMLTTDLSLRFDPAYEKISRRFMENPDQFADAFARAWFKLTHRDMGPRARYLGPEVPAEELIWQDPIPAVNHKLINEQDIASLKGKILASGLSISQLVSTAWASASTFRGSDKRGGANGARIRLAPQKDWEVNQPAELGKVLKTLEGIQSAFNSAQTGGKKVSLADLIVLGGSVGVEQAAKKAGHDVTVPFVPGRMDASQEQTDVVSFAVLEPIADGFRNYLKTKYSVSAEELLVEKAQLLTLTAPEMTVLVGGMRALNANFGQTKHGVFTKRPEALTNDFFVNLLDMGTEWKGVSDAKDVFEGRDRKTGEVKWTGTRVDLIFGSNSQLRALAEVYGSADAQREFVQDFVAAWTKVMNLDRFDLA, from the coding sequence ATGGACGAGAAAAAAAGGTTGACCACGGCGAGCGGAAGCCCGATCGCCGAGTGCCCGTTCAACCACACCGCTGGTACGTCGATCCGCGACTGGTGGCCGAACCAGTTGAAGCTCGGTATCCTGCACCAGCATTCGTCCAAGTCCAATCCGATGGGCGGGGATTTCAACTACGCCGAAGAGTTCGAGAGCCTCGATCTGGCGGCCGTGAAGAAGGACCTTCGTGTGCTGATGACCGACTCGCAGGACTGGTGGCCGGCGGACTTCGGCCACTACGGACCTTTGTTCATCCGCATGGCATGGCATAGCGCCGGCACGTACCGCACCGGTGACGGTCGCGGCGGCGCCGGTGCCGGCCAGCAGCGCTTCGCTCCCCTCAACAGTTGGCCCGACAACGCGAACCTCGACAAGGCGCGCCGGCTGCTTTGGCCGATCAAGCAGAAGTATGGCCGGAAAATTTCATGGGCCGATCTCATGATCCTCGCGGGCAATGTCGCCCTGGAGTCGATGGGATTCAAGACCTTCGGCTTCGGCGGCGGTCGTAAAGACGTCTGGGAGCCGGAAGAGAACTACTGGGGCTCTGAGAACAAGTGGCTGGATGACAAACGCTACTCCGGCGACCGAAACCTCGAGAATCCGCTCGCTGCGGTTCAGATGGGGCTGATTTACGTCAACCCGGAAGGCCCGAATGGCAACCCCGATCCGATCGCGGCGGCCAGGGATATCCGCGAGACGTTCGCTCGCATGGCCATGAACGATGAAGAAACCGTCGCGCTAATTGCCGGCGGCCACACCTTCGGCAAGACCCACGGCGCCGGCCCTGCGTCCCATGTGGGGCCTGAGCCCGAAGCGGCCGGCATCGAGGAGCAAGGCCTCGGCTGGAAGAGCAGCTTCGGCACGGGGAAAGGCGGTGACACGATCACCAGCGGCCTGGAGGCCACCTGGGCCACCACGCCAACGAAGTGGAGCAGCAACTTCTTCTGGAACCTGTTCGGCTACGAATGGGAACTGACCAAGAGCCCGGCCGGTGCGCATCAGTGGCAACCGAAGGGTGGCGCAGGCGCCGGAACGGTGCCGGATGCCCACGACCCGTCGAAGCGTCACGCGCCAGCCATGCTGACCACTGACCTTTCCTTGAGGTTCGACCCCGCCTACGAAAAGATTTCAAGGCGCTTCATGGAGAATCCGGATCAGTTTGCAGACGCATTCGCCCGCGCATGGTTCAAGCTGACGCACCGCGACATGGGCCCGCGCGCACGCTATCTCGGCCCGGAGGTTCCTGCCGAAGAGCTTATCTGGCAAGATCCCATCCCCGCGGTCAATCACAAATTGATTAATGAGCAGGACATTGCCTCCCTCAAGGGCAAGATCCTGGCATCGGGGCTGTCCATATCCCAACTCGTGTCGACCGCCTGGGCGTCGGCGTCCACCTTCCGTGGCTCCGACAAGCGCGGCGGTGCGAACGGCGCCCGAATTCGCCTCGCGCCGCAGAAGGATTGGGAAGTCAACCAGCCGGCCGAGCTGGGGAAGGTCCTCAAGACTCTCGAGGGCATCCAGAGCGCGTTCAACAGCGCCCAGACTGGCGGAAAGAAGGTCTCGCTCGCCGACCTGATCGTTCTGGGCGGTTCTGTAGGCGTCGAGCAAGCTGCAAAGAAGGCTGGTCACGATGTGACGGTGCCCTTCGTGCCGGGACGCATGGATGCCTCGCAGGAGCAGACCGATGTGGTCTCCTTCGCCGTCCTCGAACCGATCGCGGATGGCTTCCGAAACTATCTCAAGACCAAGTACTCGGTATCGGCCGAGGAGTTGCTGGTCGAGAAGGCGCAATTGCTGACGCTGACCGCGCCCGAGATGACGGTTCTCGTTGGCGGCATGCGCGCCTTGAACGCCAACTTCGGACAGACGAAACACGGCGTCTTTACCAAGCGGCCGGAAGCGCTGACAAACGACTTCTTCGTGAACCTGCTCGACATGGGCACGGAGTGGAAAGGGGTATCGGACGCCAAGGACGTGTTCGAAGGGCGCGATCGCAAGACTGGCGAAGTCAAGTGGACCGGCACGCGCGTTGATCTCATCTTCGGTTCGAATTCCCAGCTCCGGGCTCTGGCCGAGGTCTACGGCAGCGCGGACGCGCAGAGGGAGTTTGTCCAGGACTTCGTAGCGGCCTGGACCAAGGTGATGAACCTTGATCGCTTCGACCTCGCCTGA
- a CDS encoding OsmC family protein translates to MKNEDSFSYQAEIEWTEGLRGNLRFPKLPTLEVAAPHEFQGPGGGWSPEYLFVGAVASCFMLTFLALAERSKLELASVAVSAEGKLQKVSQTGYQITEVSLKPTVVVRRIDDTQRVERLLKKVEQSCFIAASIKSRLVVVPQIYHKQIPAYPCPAVSETCVSVFH, encoded by the coding sequence ATGAAAAACGAGGACAGTTTCTCTTATCAGGCGGAAATCGAGTGGACCGAAGGACTCAGAGGGAATCTTCGATTTCCAAAGCTGCCTACTCTCGAAGTGGCGGCGCCGCATGAATTTCAAGGCCCCGGAGGGGGTTGGTCCCCGGAATATCTCTTCGTCGGGGCGGTGGCCTCATGCTTTATGCTGACATTTCTCGCCTTGGCCGAGCGCTCAAAGCTTGAGTTGGCAAGCGTCGCGGTTTCAGCCGAGGGTAAATTACAGAAGGTTTCACAGACCGGCTATCAAATCACTGAGGTGTCTCTCAAGCCTACAGTCGTCGTCCGCCGCATCGATGACACGCAACGGGTTGAACGGCTTTTGAAGAAAGTGGAGCAGAGCTGCTTCATTGCGGCTTCGATCAAGAGCCGGCTTGTAGTTGTGCCGCAGATCTATCACAAGCAGATCCCGGCTTATCCGTGTCCAGCAGTCTCTGAAACCTGCGTGTCAGTGTTTCATTAA
- a CDS encoding universal stress protein, producing MKRKRAPAGIKKILVPSDFSGPSRRAMDYAAILAKESGAEILLLHVIESLPYSVTDTLHVIDHRRALEKTAGALLKNLREELIEKELAVKTRLASGTAYDEILKTSRREKADLIVMGTHGRTGMSHLLLGSVAEKVVRLAACPVLTVPDRTASRVKAAVERSVTLY from the coding sequence ATGAAGAGAAAACGGGCGCCGGCGGGCATTAAGAAGATTTTGGTCCCGAGCGATTTTTCCGGGCCGTCGCGACGTGCGATGGACTACGCGGCGATTCTCGCCAAAGAATCGGGCGCTGAAATTCTTTTGCTCCACGTCATCGAATCCTTGCCCTACAGCGTGACGGATACGCTGCACGTGATCGATCACCGCCGCGCTCTGGAAAAGACCGCGGGCGCTCTCCTGAAAAACCTGCGCGAAGAGCTGATCGAAAAAGAGCTGGCGGTAAAAACCCGCCTGGCAAGCGGGACTGCCTACGACGAGATCTTGAAGACATCGCGCCGGGAGAAAGCGGACTTAATCGTGATGGGGACTCACGGCCGCACCGGCATGTCTCATCTTTTGCTGGGAAGCGTGGCGGAAAAGGTCGTGCGGCTGGCGGCCTGTCCGGTCCTGACGGTTCCGGACCGGACGGCAAGTCGGGTCAAAGCCGCGGTCGAACGATCCGTCACGCTTTATTGA
- a CDS encoding universal stress protein: MYKNILVPLDGSQVAEQVLPYARSLSETMRLDVELLHAVEPEIIATYSDPNHGRYVDIVESTLKEEGLKYLHGVGRSFAKTSKVACATEFGKPADVIVSKAAGRPGTLITMATHGRSGLQRWLLGSVAEKVIQLAANPLLLVRASAETKNVPQVFKTIIVPLDGSRRSEQALPHASEMARRLDLEVVLLRVYTIPVMGFTAEDYYTPSLEQILEKAKEEARSYIDEKAGELKREGLKRVSARFLEGESADQIIDLAKKTPGSLIAMSTHGRSGIERLVLGSVTSRVVRHSGEPVLVIRASG; encoded by the coding sequence ATGTATAAAAATATTCTGGTTCCGTTGGATGGGTCGCAGGTCGCCGAGCAAGTGTTGCCTTATGCCCGCTCGCTTTCGGAGACGATGCGGCTCGACGTCGAGCTGTTGCACGCTGTCGAGCCTGAAATCATCGCGACCTATTCGGACCCTAACCATGGCCGGTACGTCGACATCGTCGAGTCGACGTTAAAAGAGGAAGGGCTCAAGTATCTCCACGGAGTCGGGCGCTCTTTCGCCAAAACATCGAAGGTCGCCTGCGCTACGGAATTCGGCAAGCCTGCGGACGTAATTGTTTCGAAAGCAGCGGGCCGGCCCGGTACGCTGATTACGATGGCGACGCACGGGCGCTCGGGCTTGCAGCGCTGGCTGCTCGGAAGCGTAGCCGAGAAAGTCATCCAGTTGGCGGCCAATCCCCTGCTTCTGGTAAGAGCGAGCGCCGAGACGAAAAACGTTCCGCAGGTCTTTAAGACCATTATCGTTCCTCTCGACGGCTCTCGAAGATCGGAGCAAGCGCTCCCACACGCCAGCGAGATGGCCAGGCGGCTCGATCTGGAAGTCGTCCTGCTCCGGGTCTACACGATCCCCGTCATGGGATTCACCGCGGAGGATTATTATACGCCGAGTCTCGAGCAGATCCTGGAAAAGGCGAAGGAAGAGGCGAGAAGCTACATCGACGAAAAAGCCGGCGAGCTGAAGCGCGAGGGGCTGAAGCGGGTATCTGCCAGATTCTTGGAAGGCGAGAGCGCCGATCAGATCATCGACCTGGCGAAAAAAACGCCGGGCAGCCTGATCGCCATGTCCACCCACGGACGTTCCGGAATCGAACGGCTGGTGCTGGGGAGCGTCACGAGCCGCGTCGTGCGCCACTCGGGAGAGCCCGTGCTGGTGATCCGCGCGTCGGGATAG